A portion of the Tindallia magadiensis genome contains these proteins:
- a CDS encoding flavodoxin domain-containing protein translates to MEKKENKRVAVLYKSFYGSTKQYAEWIAEETGGDCFEMDKIKAEELQKYDVIVFGGGLYAAGINGMKIFHKIYDQIKEKTIIIYAVGLSPVAEKYINEVRETNLTAEMKGKVNFFLLRGAYDHQKQKFIHKMMMKALAAKIKSKKEEERTEEDRGVLECIQHPVNFMNKESIGPILDSIH, encoded by the coding sequence ATGGAAAAGAAAGAAAACAAACGGGTAGCTGTACTTTATAAAAGCTTTTATGGCAGTACAAAGCAATATGCCGAGTGGATTGCCGAAGAAACGGGCGGAGACTGCTTTGAGATGGATAAAATAAAAGCTGAAGAGCTGCAAAAGTATGATGTCATAGTGTTTGGCGGTGGTCTCTATGCTGCCGGGATCAACGGCATGAAAATTTTTCATAAAATCTACGATCAAATAAAAGAAAAAACAATAATCATATATGCGGTGGGTCTTTCACCAGTGGCGGAAAAATATATTAATGAAGTCCGGGAAACAAACCTGACAGCAGAAATGAAGGGGAAAGTTAATTTCTTCTTGTTACGTGGAGCTTATGATCATCAAAAACAAAAGTTTATCCATAAAATGATGATGAAAGCCTTGGCAGCGAAAATTAAAAGTAAAAAGGAAGAAGAAAGGACAGAGGAAGATCGTGGGGTTCTGGAATGCATTCAACATCCAGTGAACTTTATGAACAAAGAATCGATAGGCCCTATTCTTGATTCTATTCATTAA
- the lpdA gene encoding dihydrolipoyl dehydrogenase, translated as MKLVILGGGPGGYAAAIRGAQLGAEVTIIEEKKIGGVCLNTGCIPTKTLLRAARWLHEQEKMEDYGIDVQMKLDFDQLMQRKNDVVEQLTSNVEMLLAAHQIRIINGRGIVKNSQTVKVTTEEGVQDISFDKLILATGSRPMMPPIPGLDLPQVVDSTGALSFKEIPERLTILGGGVIAVEFAILFEALGSKVAMMEMLPTILPREDELVQEAMTEILKQRGIDVYTDATLKKVEKVGDGLKLTATGGGIPAFLETKKLLVATGRQPNVEGIGLESLGIKVHNKAVEINEYLETNIAGIYAIGDLTAKMMLAHTATHQGLLAAENAMGQTNKMDYRSIPGGLYTFPEAASVGITEQEARKTRDDIKVGLFPYEALGKALADYEMEGFIKIIAEAETNEILGVHILGDRATDLIAEGALAIGMEACLEEVAHQVHGHPTFNEGMGEAAMAALGLPLHLFPE; from the coding sequence ATGAAACTGGTAATTCTGGGCGGTGGCCCCGGTGGCTATGCAGCAGCCATACGAGGGGCTCAGCTTGGTGCTGAAGTCACCATAATAGAAGAAAAGAAAATCGGGGGCGTATGCCTTAATACAGGGTGCATTCCTACAAAAACGCTGCTGAGAGCAGCTAGATGGCTCCATGAACAGGAAAAAATGGAAGATTACGGCATTGATGTTCAGATGAAACTCGATTTTGACCAATTGATGCAACGAAAGAACGATGTGGTTGAACAGCTTACATCCAACGTGGAAATGCTCCTGGCGGCTCATCAGATCCGTATCATTAATGGAAGAGGGATTGTTAAAAACAGCCAGACAGTGAAAGTAACCACAGAAGAGGGTGTTCAGGATATTTCCTTTGACAAACTCATCCTGGCAACAGGATCACGGCCAATGATGCCTCCTATTCCTGGTTTGGACTTGCCACAGGTAGTGGACAGCACCGGGGCTCTTTCCTTTAAAGAAATACCGGAAAGACTGACTATACTGGGTGGCGGTGTTATCGCTGTAGAATTTGCTATTTTATTTGAAGCATTGGGCAGTAAAGTAGCTATGATGGAAATGCTTCCTACTATATTACCAAGAGAAGATGAATTGGTGCAGGAAGCGATGACAGAAATTCTGAAACAACGTGGTATTGATGTATACACCGATGCAACATTGAAAAAAGTGGAAAAAGTTGGTGATGGATTGAAATTGACAGCCACAGGAGGAGGGATACCAGCATTTCTTGAAACGAAGAAGCTTCTGGTGGCAACAGGTCGTCAGCCAAATGTGGAAGGAATTGGACTGGAAAGCTTGGGAATTAAGGTTCATAACAAGGCAGTGGAAATCAATGAATATCTAGAGACCAATATAGCTGGTATTTACGCCATAGGTGATCTTACGGCTAAAATGATGCTGGCACATACAGCAACTCATCAGGGATTATTGGCAGCCGAGAATGCCATGGGGCAGACTAATAAAATGGACTATCGAAGCATTCCAGGCGGCTTATATACATTCCCTGAGGCCGCCAGTGTTGGAATAACAGAACAGGAAGCTCGCAAGACAAGAGATGATATAAAGGTAGGTTTGTTCCCTTATGAAGCTTTGGGAAAAGCTTTAGCAGACTATGAAATGGAAGGATTTATTAAAATTATTGCAGAGGCAGAAACAAATGAAATTCTCGGTGTGCATATCCTGGGTGACCGTGCAACGGACCTTATTGCCGAAGGTGCTCTGGCTATTGGAATGGAAGCTTGCCTAGAAGAGGTGGCTCACCAGGTGCACGGGCATCCCACCTTTAACGAAGGAATGGGTGAAGCGGCTATGGCTGCCTTGGGATTACCGTTGCATCTGTTTCCGGAGTAA
- a CDS encoding alpha-ketoacid dehydrogenase subunit beta → MAKMTCAEAIREALRQEMERDDRVFIIGEDVGQFGGCFGVTGNLFSQYGEERVRDTPISETAIVGAAVGAAAVGMRPVAELMFNDFLTVAMDQVVNQAAKMRYMFGGKATVPMTLRMPYGGGISAAAQHSQSLEAWMTHVPGVKVVMPSTPEDYAGLLIASIRDENPVMFFENKVLYGMEGEVPEKIEPIPFGKAKIHREGDDVTVVALGGMVPQALSAAEVLAGEGISVEVLDPRTLVPLDVEAIKTSVAKTNRLVVVHEAVKRSGFGAEIAAIVADECFDDLDAPIKRVGALNVPIPFNPILEQYVVPNADRIAKVIKEIL, encoded by the coding sequence ATGGCTAAAATGACATGTGCAGAAGCAATTCGCGAAGCCCTCCGTCAAGAAATGGAACGGGATGACCGAGTCTTTATTATTGGTGAAGATGTAGGACAGTTTGGTGGGTGCTTTGGTGTTACTGGTAACCTGTTTAGCCAATATGGCGAAGAAAGAGTAAGAGACACACCTATTTCTGAAACCGCTATAGTTGGTGCGGCAGTGGGAGCGGCAGCCGTTGGGATGAGACCGGTAGCAGAACTAATGTTTAATGATTTTCTCACAGTAGCAATGGATCAAGTGGTCAATCAGGCAGCAAAAATGCGCTATATGTTTGGCGGAAAAGCGACAGTACCAATGACGCTTCGGATGCCCTATGGCGGCGGTATTTCAGCAGCAGCTCAGCACTCCCAGTCTTTAGAAGCCTGGATGACCCATGTTCCTGGTGTTAAAGTGGTGATGCCTTCAACACCGGAAGATTATGCGGGATTGCTGATTGCGTCTATTCGAGATGAAAATCCGGTGATGTTTTTTGAAAACAAAGTGCTGTATGGCATGGAAGGCGAAGTGCCGGAAAAGATTGAACCTATACCTTTCGGCAAAGCCAAAATTCACCGTGAAGGTGATGATGTAACGGTGGTTGCGCTTGGTGGAATGGTTCCGCAGGCACTGTCAGCAGCAGAGGTGTTGGCGGGAGAAGGCATTTCGGTGGAGGTGTTGGATCCAAGAACATTAGTACCACTGGATGTAGAAGCTATTAAGACGTCTGTTGCAAAAACCAATCGATTAGTTGTCGTGCACGAAGCCGTTAAAAGAAGTGGATTTGGTGCTGAGATTGCAGCAATTGTAGCGGATGAATGTTTTGATGATTTAGATGCACCGATTAAAAGAGTAGGAGCTTTAAATGTACCCATTCCTTTTAATCCGATTTTAGAGCAATATGTTGTGCCGAACGCCGATCGGATTGCAAAAGTCATTAAAGAAATTCTGTAA
- a CDS encoding alpha/beta fold hydrolase, translating to MTKKLEFQRQGEGPTILFLHGLGSNKQCWKDTIENLRADFHCVTLDLYGHGENRHVPDQPNVETTAEEIAQMLQRVKWKPSAIVGHSLGGMIALMIELKNPKQAEKLVLLDTPTRQIRFWILKRMVMNTLNKNFDKAIEKQYAHMTGDMDLYHQLVATCKETDRHAYLGYMKSLLYTELHEEVKNVQIPIHLMLSRSLAPSEALQEKVIKKYGYDHLPEENIHRNIKSGHFTMIEKPVELAKTLRSIVGRSHQA from the coding sequence ATGACAAAAAAATTAGAGTTTCAAAGACAGGGAGAAGGGCCGACGATACTCTTTCTTCACGGACTAGGTTCGAATAAGCAGTGTTGGAAAGATACGATAGAAAATTTAAGGGCTGACTTTCATTGCGTTACCTTAGATCTTTATGGTCATGGAGAAAATAGACATGTGCCAGATCAGCCTAATGTAGAAACAACAGCGGAGGAAATCGCTCAAATGTTACAAAGGGTCAAATGGAAACCTAGCGCTATTGTTGGGCATAGCTTAGGTGGAATGATTGCACTAATGATAGAGCTTAAAAATCCAAAACAGGCAGAAAAACTAGTGCTTTTGGATACACCTACCAGACAAATTCGTTTTTGGATCCTAAAGCGTATGGTTATGAACACACTTAACAAAAATTTTGATAAAGCCATCGAAAAGCAATATGCCCATATGACCGGTGATATGGATTTATATCATCAATTGGTAGCGACTTGCAAAGAAACCGATAGACATGCTTACCTTGGTTACATGAAGAGTCTTCTGTATACAGAATTACATGAAGAAGTAAAAAACGTGCAAATTCCAATCCACCTAATGCTAAGTCGTAGTTTAGCCCCGAGCGAAGCACTGCAGGAAAAAGTCATAAAAAAATATGGATATGATCATTTGCCTGAAGAAAACATACATCGGAATATTAAATCTGGACATTTTACAATGATTGAAAAACCGGTAGAGCTTGCCAAAACCTTGCGAAGTATAGTGGGAAGGAGTCATCAAGCATGA
- a CDS encoding aldo/keto reductase, giving the protein MKKIRLGKTDIMVNKNGFGALPIQRISYEESDLLLKKAFQQGIDFYDTARMYSDSEEKIARALRDKRHQIIIASKTMAKNTTDFWEDLHTSLKNLKTDYIDIYQFHTPGFCPIPEDGSDLYEAMVEAKRQGKIRFIGITNHRLAVAQEALKSGLYDTLQFPFSYLADQREIDLVHQCKEKDVGFIAMKALAGGLIHHSDAAYAYIDQFDHVLPIWGIQKERELEEFLQYQKASPVLNDRIESIIESDREELMGDFCRACGYCLPCPVDIEIPQCARMSLLLRRAPKSMTSTDEWKRKMLMIEQCTQCNQCKEKCPYELNTPELLRKNLEVYQTY; this is encoded by the coding sequence ATGAAAAAAATAAGACTTGGGAAAACAGATATTATGGTTAATAAAAATGGATTTGGAGCTTTACCAATCCAACGTATCTCTTATGAAGAATCAGACTTGCTACTAAAAAAAGCTTTTCAGCAGGGAATCGATTTTTATGATACTGCAAGAATGTATAGTGATAGCGAAGAAAAGATTGCCAGGGCACTAAGGGATAAGAGACATCAAATCATTATTGCCAGCAAAACCATGGCTAAAAACACTACTGATTTTTGGGAAGATTTGCATACCAGCCTGAAAAACTTGAAAACTGATTACATTGATATTTACCAATTTCACACACCTGGATTTTGCCCTATACCAGAAGATGGCAGTGATCTTTATGAAGCAATGGTAGAAGCAAAGAGACAAGGTAAAATCCGTTTTATTGGAATAACAAACCACCGCTTGGCCGTTGCTCAAGAAGCCCTGAAATCAGGGTTGTATGATACACTTCAGTTTCCTTTCAGCTATCTCGCAGATCAACGAGAAATTGATTTGGTGCATCAGTGTAAAGAAAAGGATGTTGGTTTTATTGCGATGAAAGCGTTAGCGGGAGGACTTATTCATCATTCAGATGCGGCGTATGCATACATAGATCAGTTTGATCATGTATTACCAATTTGGGGTATTCAAAAGGAAAGAGAGCTGGAAGAATTCCTTCAATATCAAAAAGCATCACCGGTATTAAATGATAGGATTGAAAGCATCATAGAAAGTGATCGAGAAGAGTTGATGGGTGATTTTTGTCGTGCCTGTGGATATTGTCTTCCCTGTCCCGTGGATATTGAGATCCCTCAATGTGCACGAATGTCTCTATTGCTGAGAAGAGCACCGAAGTCCATGACTTCTACGGATGAGTGGAAGCGCAAAATGCTTATGATTGAACAGTGTACTCAGTGTAATCAATGCAAAGAAAAGTGTCCTTATGAGTTGAATACACCAGAATTGTTAAGAAAAAATCTAGAGGTTTATCAAACCTATTAG
- a CDS encoding ATP-NAD kinase family protein has protein sequence MASIGIIANPASGRDIRRLVAYGTVIDNQEKINIIERLILGALAVNVNHIYIMPDSYGLGEQAICKLRHKIDTQRVSVLDMPIDGTQIDSGNAAAMMESIGVKVIITMGGDGTNRAVTKGSMSIPLIPISTGTNNVFPQFIEGTVAGLVAGLMAKKPELQQGVEQHKKLDIFKNDELVEHALVDAVTSKEMFIGSRAIWDLENVSEVFLTRAQPHNIGLSALGGSLDPLDPLDPEGLRLTLGIGGGSVLAPIAPGLIKKVPIEKSSRMVPGTKITICKTPGIIALDGEREVEIGRKDTASIMLNLEGPKVVNLQKVMKLSTAKNLMIYDKELIQWL, from the coding sequence ATGGCAAGCATAGGAATTATTGCCAACCCGGCCTCCGGAAGAGATATACGCCGACTGGTGGCCTATGGCACTGTCATTGATAATCAGGAAAAAATCAATATTATCGAGCGGCTGATTCTTGGGGCGCTGGCGGTAAATGTTAACCATATTTATATAATGCCGGACAGTTACGGTCTTGGTGAGCAAGCCATTTGCAAACTTCGACACAAGATTGATACCCAGCGGGTGTCTGTTTTGGATATGCCCATTGATGGAACACAGATAGATTCCGGCAATGCGGCGGCAATGATGGAATCCATAGGAGTTAAAGTAATTATTACTATGGGCGGCGATGGTACTAATCGAGCCGTGACAAAGGGAAGCATGAGTATTCCGCTGATACCAATTTCAACTGGAACCAACAACGTTTTTCCTCAGTTTATTGAAGGTACAGTGGCTGGATTGGTAGCAGGGCTAATGGCAAAAAAACCGGAGCTTCAACAGGGTGTTGAACAGCATAAAAAGCTGGATATTTTCAAAAACGATGAGTTGGTAGAGCATGCACTGGTGGATGCTGTAACGTCGAAAGAAATGTTTATTGGCAGCAGAGCAATTTGGGATTTGGAAAATGTATCAGAAGTGTTTTTAACCCGTGCCCAGCCACATAATATTGGCCTATCTGCTTTAGGTGGATCTTTGGATCCCTTGGATCCTTTAGATCCGGAAGGTCTAAGGCTGACGTTGGGAATAGGAGGTGGGTCTGTTTTGGCTCCTATTGCACCTGGTTTGATAAAGAAGGTTCCTATTGAAAAAAGCAGTCGGATGGTGCCAGGTACTAAAATTACTATCTGTAAAACTCCGGGCATTATCGCACTGGATGGCGAAAGAGAAGTAGAAATAGGAAGGAAAGATACCGCTTCCATCATGCTTAATCTGGAAGGACCAAAAGTGGTTAATCTGCAGAAGGTGATGAAGTTGTCCACTGCCAAAAACTTGATGATCTATGATAAGGAGTTGATTCAATGGCTGTAA
- a CDS encoding Lin0512 family protein, which translates to MWKRYIIELGFGADLHGQDMTKAAKRAVEDAIRRSCLCGLEEVLGIQDFDEIRVHVTIACPNPESIQESEVLSVLPVGQKSIKVTKGGMAVPGLYVQGFGDIDDSVVVANACVEVSVAVD; encoded by the coding sequence GTGTGGAAACGGTATATTATTGAACTGGGTTTTGGTGCGGATCTCCATGGTCAGGATATGACAAAAGCAGCCAAAAGAGCTGTAGAAGATGCTATTCGACGAAGCTGCCTTTGTGGTTTGGAGGAAGTGCTTGGAATTCAAGATTTTGATGAAATTCGGGTTCATGTCACCATTGCTTGCCCTAATCCGGAATCGATACAGGAATCAGAAGTTTTATCAGTACTTCCTGTAGGTCAAAAATCCATTAAAGTGACGAAAGGAGGGATGGCTGTTCCAGGTTTATATGTCCAGGGATTTGGTGATATAGACGATAGTGTGGTGGTAGCCAATGCGTGCGTTGAAGTGTCCGTTGCAGTGGATTGA
- a CDS encoding aminotransferase-like domain-containing protein: protein MSKFAKRMHSMEKSAAVIRNLFGAMNDPEVISFSGGAIAQECLPVEIIHELTQDIMQREGRGVEALSYGPVMGVQDLREVVVSDLVRPKGVKLSIDNAMILSGGLEAMNLMCQVFIDPGDIILVESPTFVHSIEIFDMFQARCIAVETDENGMNMEDLEAKIKRYNPKMIYLIPTFQNPTGITLSLDRRKKAAQLASEYDVVLLEDDPYRDIRYNGVELPPVKAFDTTGHVVMANSFSKIFSPGSRLGYLVANERIINKLADAKSATNSHTSILPQIICAEFFKKGHYQEHHRNLCAVHRIRRDTMLDAIDRYFPEGTRRTQPDGGLFTWAELPKNINTTELLVEATTNPEVKVAYVAGEGFFTEGGGKGRNCMRLSFGAVPPEKIREGMAKLGKLLQAYESRYSFTVSS, encoded by the coding sequence ATGTCTAAATTTGCCAAGCGCATGCATTCTATGGAAAAATCAGCTGCTGTGATAAGAAATCTATTCGGTGCAATGAATGATCCGGAAGTTATTTCTTTCAGCGGTGGAGCCATTGCTCAGGAATGCTTACCAGTAGAAATAATTCATGAATTAACCCAAGACATTATGCAAAGAGAAGGAAGAGGAGTAGAAGCCCTTTCCTATGGTCCTGTGATGGGGGTGCAAGATCTCCGAGAAGTTGTTGTGTCAGATCTGGTTAGACCGAAGGGTGTTAAATTATCCATTGATAACGCGATGATATTATCCGGTGGATTAGAGGCAATGAATTTAATGTGTCAGGTTTTTATTGATCCGGGAGACATTATATTAGTGGAATCTCCAACCTTTGTCCATTCTATCGAAATTTTTGATATGTTTCAGGCAAGGTGTATTGCTGTTGAAACCGACGAAAATGGGATGAACATGGAAGATCTAGAAGCAAAAATTAAAAGATATAATCCTAAGATGATTTACCTGATCCCTACGTTTCAAAATCCTACGGGAATTACATTATCTTTAGATAGAAGAAAAAAAGCAGCTCAGCTAGCGAGTGAATATGATGTGGTTCTTTTAGAGGATGATCCTTATAGAGATATTCGTTATAATGGAGTAGAGCTACCACCGGTAAAAGCTTTTGATACGACAGGTCATGTGGTAATGGCAAATAGTTTTTCAAAAATTTTTTCACCCGGAAGCCGACTGGGGTATTTGGTAGCAAACGAAAGAATAATCAATAAACTGGCAGATGCAAAAAGTGCCACGAATTCTCACACATCTATTTTGCCGCAGATTATATGTGCTGAGTTCTTTAAAAAAGGACATTATCAGGAACATCATCGAAATTTATGTGCTGTTCATCGAATCAGAAGAGATACGATGCTGGATGCGATTGACCGTTATTTTCCGGAAGGAACAAGAAGGACTCAACCGGATGGTGGCTTGTTTACTTGGGCTGAGTTGCCAAAGAATATTAATACCACAGAATTATTAGTAGAAGCCACTACAAACCCGGAGGTAAAAGTGGCTTATGTCGCAGGAGAAGGTTTTTTTACAGAAGGTGGTGGAAAGGGAAGAAATTGTATGAGGCTAAGCTTTGGAGCTGTGCCTCCTGAAAAAATTCGTGAAGGAATGGCAAAACTGGGGAAACTGCTTCAAGCATATGAATCTAGATATTCGTTTACAGTTAGCAGCTAA
- a CDS encoding FMN-binding protein, translated as MKKAFKVVGIVAAVIVILVTTALFFLTRGLEEGVLLVVEEIDFSLKEDGSYYGSFEFYRWNNEVEVIIENGRVSEMISNNKLRKRQESIIRELEDSIIEAQSTQVEVVSGATVTSKIYLKAIEDAMK; from the coding sequence ATGAAAAAAGCTTTTAAAGTAGTGGGGATAGTTGCAGCAGTAATAGTGATTTTGGTGACGACAGCCTTATTCTTTCTGACAAGAGGTTTGGAGGAAGGTGTCTTATTGGTGGTGGAAGAAATTGATTTTTCGCTTAAAGAAGACGGTTCATACTACGGATCTTTTGAGTTCTATAGGTGGAACAATGAAGTTGAAGTGATTATTGAAAATGGAAGAGTTTCTGAAATGATTTCTAATAATAAGTTACGGAAAAGGCAGGAAAGTATCATTCGTGAGCTTGAAGATTCAATAATAGAAGCTCAAAGCACACAAGTGGAAGTGGTTTCAGGTGCGACAGTAACTTCTAAAATATATTTAAAGGCTATAGAAGATGCAATGAAATAA
- a CDS encoding thiamine pyrophosphate-dependent dehydrogenase E1 component subunit alpha: MEMEKDLLLNMYRKMQEIRIFETRITELFAEGKIPGFVHSYLGEEAVAVGTCSNLKTTDYITSTHRGHGHLIAKGGQLNEMMAELYGKATGYCKGKGGSMHIADVDLGILGANGIVGGGFTIAAGAGLASKLQKKDDVTVCFFGDGASNQTTFHEGINLASVWDLPVVFVCENNMYGISLSQEKHQKIKDVSDRAVAYGIPGVTVDGNDVVAVYEAIKEAVKRARNGEGPSLIECKTYRHRGHFEGDPTNYRPDEEVQQWKAKEPVGRFRKKLLEMEICEESELNTIDEEVTDQVEEAIKFAEESPDPVVEEAVQDVYTDMVEEVWS, translated from the coding sequence ATGGAAATGGAAAAAGACCTGTTACTAAATATGTATCGTAAAATGCAGGAAATAAGAATATTTGAGACACGGATAACAGAACTGTTTGCAGAAGGCAAAATTCCTGGATTTGTTCACTCCTATCTGGGAGAAGAAGCTGTAGCTGTAGGGACATGCAGTAATCTGAAAACGACAGATTATATCACCAGTACTCATCGTGGTCATGGTCATTTGATAGCTAAAGGCGGACAGTTAAACGAAATGATGGCAGAGTTATACGGGAAAGCCACTGGATACTGTAAAGGAAAAGGTGGTTCCATGCATATAGCCGATGTGGATCTTGGTATTCTTGGAGCTAATGGGATCGTTGGTGGTGGCTTTACTATTGCGGCAGGTGCAGGACTGGCATCAAAACTTCAGAAGAAAGATGATGTCACGGTTTGTTTCTTTGGAGATGGTGCATCCAATCAAACAACCTTTCATGAAGGGATTAATCTTGCGTCTGTGTGGGATTTACCAGTGGTGTTTGTATGCGAAAACAATATGTATGGAATTTCTCTCAGTCAGGAAAAACATCAGAAAATTAAAGACGTTTCGGATCGTGCCGTAGCTTATGGTATTCCCGGAGTAACGGTGGATGGTAATGATGTGGTGGCCGTATACGAAGCGATTAAAGAAGCCGTTAAGAGGGCTAGAAACGGGGAAGGACCAAGCCTGATTGAATGTAAAACCTATCGCCATCGAGGGCATTTTGAAGGAGATCCCACTAATTATCGACCAGATGAAGAAGTTCAACAATGGAAAGCAAAAGAGCCTGTTGGAAGATTCCGGAAGAAATTATTAGAAATGGAAATCTGTGAAGAAAGTGAACTGAACACCATCGACGAAGAAGTAACGGACCAGGTAGAAGAGGCTATTAAGTTTGCAGAAGAAAGTCCGGATCCAGTGGTGGAAGAGGCGGTTCAGGATGTTTACACAGATATGGTTGAGGAGGTGTGGTCCTAA
- a CDS encoding dihydrolipoamide acetyltransferase family protein yields the protein MAVKIVMPKLGLTMKEGTVSKWLKQEGESVKKGEPLFEVSTDKINNEIESPGDGVLRKIVVPAEAKVPVSALLGILAEEDEDISAIETEAPAAPQKNSEKPAAAAKTVAAKTATRSPDEKIRVSPVAKKLAEEKGIPLENIEGTGPKGRITKEDVENYQPPAMDEVQEKDEDVQGVPLEGLREVIAERLQESWQQAPHVTITREVDVSALKALKDKIKNDRNQKVSFTDLLAVLTTKALQKHPDLNAQFADGLLYRHKGVHLGIAVALDNGLMVPVVKNADRKSISELHDEIGELAQKAKFNRLEADELSGATFTITNLGMEGVDAFTPIINPPECAILGVGRMVDKPVFVGDELLRRSMMWLSLSFDHRIVDGQAAAKFMTTLNQSIEEPGMALV from the coding sequence ATGGCTGTAAAAATTGTCATGCCAAAACTGGGCCTAACAATGAAAGAAGGTACCGTAAGTAAATGGTTGAAACAAGAGGGAGAGTCCGTCAAAAAAGGTGAACCTCTTTTTGAAGTATCAACGGATAAGATTAATAACGAGATAGAATCTCCGGGCGATGGAGTTCTTCGGAAAATTGTAGTACCGGCAGAAGCCAAAGTACCGGTATCTGCTCTGTTGGGAATTCTCGCAGAGGAAGATGAGGACATTTCAGCTATCGAAACGGAAGCACCGGCAGCTCCGCAAAAAAATTCGGAAAAGCCAGCGGCAGCTGCTAAGACGGTGGCAGCGAAAACCGCTACCCGCAGTCCCGACGAAAAGATTCGTGTGTCTCCGGTGGCAAAGAAGCTGGCGGAAGAAAAAGGAATTCCGTTGGAAAACATCGAAGGAACAGGCCCAAAAGGCAGAATTACGAAAGAAGATGTAGAAAACTACCAACCACCTGCTATGGATGAGGTGCAGGAAAAGGATGAAGATGTTCAAGGTGTTCCCTTGGAAGGCCTTCGAGAAGTGATTGCTGAACGCTTACAAGAAAGCTGGCAGCAGGCGCCTCATGTGACCATCACTCGAGAAGTGGATGTCAGCGCATTAAAGGCGTTAAAGGATAAAATTAAAAATGATCGAAACCAGAAGGTTTCTTTCACAGATTTACTGGCTGTCCTAACAACAAAAGCTTTGCAAAAACACCCTGACCTGAATGCTCAGTTTGCAGATGGATTATTATATCGGCATAAAGGAGTACATCTTGGAATTGCCGTTGCTTTAGATAACGGACTGATGGTGCCGGTTGTAAAAAACGCAGACAGAAAAAGCATTAGTGAATTACATGATGAAATTGGCGAGTTGGCACAGAAAGCAAAGTTTAACCGTCTAGAGGCGGACGAACTATCCGGTGCTACCTTTACCATTACAAATCTGGGAATGGAAGGGGTAGATGCTTTTACCCCAATTATCAATCCTCCTGAATGTGCTATTCTGGGCGTGGGGCGAATGGTAGACAAGCCGGTTTTTGTAGGGGATGAGTTGTTAAGACGTTCAATGATGTGGCTTTCTCTGTCTTTTGATCACCGGATTGTAGATGGTCAGGCAGCGGCGAAGTTTATGACAACGCTGAATCAGTCTATCGAAGAACCCGGCATGGCGCTGGTTTAG
- a CDS encoding MarR family winged helix-turn-helix transcriptional regulator: MQVDSGMDEKKFIFGSIFLLSNRLQVLGDQMLAEEDMTLRQWFLTVMILQFDEKPGPTLGDVAKLMGSSHQNVKQLALKLQQKEFLILEKDEVDARMLRLRLTDKSKDYWEEKKAEQNQFLQKLYKNASDEEIKKTVSLFKKLFQAVEEF, from the coding sequence ATGCAGGTAGATAGTGGTATGGATGAAAAAAAGTTTATATTTGGAAGTATATTTTTGCTTTCTAACCGACTTCAAGTGTTGGGAGACCAAATGTTGGCAGAAGAGGATATGACGCTTAGGCAATGGTTTTTAACGGTTATGATTCTTCAGTTTGACGAAAAACCAGGACCAACGCTTGGAGATGTGGCCAAGCTAATGGGGTCATCTCATCAGAATGTGAAACAATTAGCGCTGAAACTTCAACAAAAAGAGTTTTTGATACTTGAAAAAGATGAGGTGGATGCACGGATGCTTCGTCTCCGTTTAACGGATAAAAGCAAAGATTATTGGGAAGAGAAAAAAGCTGAACAAAATCAGTTTTTACAAAAATTATATAAAAATGCAAGTGATGAAGAAATAAAAAAGACCGTAAGTCTGTTCAAGAAGCTGTTTCAGGCAGTGGAAGAATTTTGA